One part of the Arabidopsis thaliana chromosome 4, partial sequence genome encodes these proteins:
- a CDS encoding non-LTR retroelement reverse transcriptase (BEST Arabidopsis thaliana protein match is: Ribonuclease H-like superfamily protein (TAIR:AT2G02650.1); Has 30201 Blast hits to 17322 proteins in 780 species: Archae - 12; Bacteria - 1396; Metazoa - 17338; Fungi - 3422; Plants - 5037; Viruses - 0; Other Eukaryotes - 2996 (source: NCBI BLink).), with product MWRLWKSRNEFLFQQIDRFPWKVAQKGEQEATEWVETTINDTANSHSTEQPNDRPSGRSKEWSPPPEGYLKCNFDSGYVQGRDYTSTCWIIRDSNGHVIHSGCAKLQQSYSALQAEALGFLHALQMVWIRGYRYVWFEGEN from the coding sequence ATGTGGCGCTTATGGAAATCACGTAATGAGTTCCTTTTTCAACAGATTGATCGATTCCCTTGGAAGGTGGCACAGAAAGGGGAACAAGAAGCAACCGAATGGGTCGAAACTACGATTAATGACACAGCTAACTCACACAGCACTGAACAACCAAATGATCGACCGTCGGGCCGAAGTAAAGAATGGAGTCCACCACCGGAGGGTTATCTAAAATGTAACTTTGACAGTGGCTATGTTCAAGGAAGGGATTATACAAGCACATGTTGGATAATCCGAGACAGTAATGGACATGTAATACATTCAGGTTGTGCGAAGCTACAACAATCATACTCAGCCCTACAAGCGGAAGCCTTGGGATTTTTACATGCTCTACAAATGGTTTGGATTCGTGGATACCGTTATGTGTGGTTTGAAGGAGAAAATTAA
- a CDS encoding TRAF-like family protein (TRAF-like family protein; FUNCTIONS IN: molecular_function unknown; INVOLVED IN: biological_process unknown; LOCATED IN: endomembrane system; CONTAINS InterPro DOMAIN/s: TRAF-like (InterPro:IPR008974), MATH (InterPro:IPR002083); BEST Arabidopsis thaliana protein match is: TRAF-like family protein (TAIR:AT4G09770.2); Has 574 Blast hits to 539 proteins in 30 species: Archae - 0; Bacteria - 0; Metazoa - 12; Fungi - 0; Plants - 540; Viruses - 0; Other Eukaryotes - 22 (source: NCBI BLink).) yields the protein MTLFSRVLLFLKKKSFSIAVSSLYFYICKSHFCLPYIYTTLKSTIFCPKKFIIMETLREEAPSSYLMKLVGFSEVKFSHQPYESADFDAAGHKWRLIFYPAGKVEEGGKDHISIYARVENVGASEMQIDVELKFFLYNHNAKKYSVFQDGTVKHYSKEKKECGFAQMLLRSKFNDPKNGYTDGDACIVGVEIFVIKPIEKVERVVFTQNPPTNKFTWKISDFSKLGDKKYHYSDEFVVGERKWRIKISPKGDKKVRALSVYVQAMEYLPNAVASTTYAKLKLQLMNQKNTNHIEKRGTYQTSFFLYLVFHFFSREKEDGYGTSELISVEDLNDESKGYLVEDTIVLETTLLCVTETKVKLCDMCKYKFFLLNPRQHAKSHWKKKKNMHNHLLQLWCNPHNRLYVFGVVFLGLFDNVDASAEGEVYQI from the exons ATGACTCTGTTCAGTCgtgttttattatttctaaagaaaaagTCTTTCTCTATTGCTGTTAGTTCTCTTTACTTCTATATATGCAAATCTCATTTCTGCCTTCCATACATATACACAACTCTGAAGTCAACAATCTTTTGTCCAAAGAAATTCATCATCATGGAAACCCTAAGAGAGGAGGCTCCATCAAGCTACTTGATGAAGCTTGTTGGTTTCTCTGAGGTGAAATTCAGTCATCAACCTTATGAATCTGCTGATTTCGACGCTGCGGGACATAAATG GAGATTGATATTTTACCCGGCTGGAAAGGTAGAAGAAGGTGGAAAAGACCATATTTCGATTTATGCGAGGGTCGAAAATGTTGGTGCTTCTGAGATGCAGATTGATGTAGAACTCAAGTTCTTCCTCTACAATCACAACGCAAAGAAATACTCTGTTTTCCAAG ATGGAACTGTGAAGCATTATAGTAAGGAGAAAAAAGAGTGCGGATTTGCACAAATGCTTCTTCGTTCGAAGTTTAACGACCCAAAAAATGGGTACACCGATGGAGATGCTTGTATCGTTGGGGTGGAGATATTCGTTATAAAGCCGATAGAGAAGGTGGAGAGGGTTGTATTCACACAAAACCCACCAACGAACAAATTCACATGGAAAATCTCTGATTTCTCAAAACTAGGAGACAAGAAATATCATTACTCGGATGAATTTGTGGTCGGAGAAAGAAAATG GAGAATAAAAATTAGCCCAAAGGGAGACAAAAAGGTAAGAGCACTTTCAGTCTATGTTCAAGCCATGGAATATTTGCCAAATGCGGTAGCTTCTACCACTTACGCAAAGCTCAAACTTCAGCTAATGAATCAGAAAAACACTAACCATATTGAGAAACGTGGTACATAtcaaactagtttttttttatatttgg tttttcattttttctcgagagagaaggaagatggATATGGGACTTCTGAGTTAATATCTGTGGAGGATCTAAATGATGAATCAAAAGGGTACCTTGTGGAAGACACCATCGTTCTTGAAACTACTTTGCTTTGTGTCACTGAGACTAA AGTAAAGTTGTGTGATATGTGCAAAtacaaattctttttgttaaatccACGTCAACATGCAAAATCccattggaaaaaaaaaaaaaacatgcacAACCATTTACTGCAATTATGGTGCAATCCACATAATCGTTTATATGTGTTCGGGGTGgtctttttgggtttgtttgaCAACGTGGATGCGAGTGCCGAGGGCGAGGTGTATCAGATCTAG
- a CDS encoding TRAF-like family protein yields the protein MTLFSRVLLFLKKKSFSIAVSSLYFYICKSHFCLPYIYTTLKSTIFCPKKFIIMETLREEAPSSYLMKLVGFSEVKFSHQPYESADFDAAGHKWRLIFYPAGKVEEGGKDHISIYARVENVGASEMQIDVELKFFLYNHNAKKYSVFQDGTVKHYSKEKKECGFAQMLLRSKFNDPKNGYTDGDACIVGVEIFVIKPIEKVERVVFTQNPPTNKFTWKISDFSKLGDKKYHYSDEFVVGERKWRIKISPKGDKKVRALSVYVQAMEYLPNAVASTTYAKLKLQLMNQKNTNHIEKRVFHFFSREKEDGYGTSELISVEDLNDESKGYLVEDTIVLETTLLCVTETKVKLCDMCKYKFFLLNPRQHAKSHWKKKKNMHNHLLQLWCNPHNRLYVFGVVFLGLFDNVDASAEGEVYQI from the exons ATGACTCTGTTCAGTCgtgttttattatttctaaagaaaaagTCTTTCTCTATTGCTGTTAGTTCTCTTTACTTCTATATATGCAAATCTCATTTCTGCCTTCCATACATATACACAACTCTGAAGTCAACAATCTTTTGTCCAAAGAAATTCATCATCATGGAAACCCTAAGAGAGGAGGCTCCATCAAGCTACTTGATGAAGCTTGTTGGTTTCTCTGAGGTGAAATTCAGTCATCAACCTTATGAATCTGCTGATTTCGACGCTGCGGGACATAAATG GAGATTGATATTTTACCCGGCTGGAAAGGTAGAAGAAGGTGGAAAAGACCATATTTCGATTTATGCGAGGGTCGAAAATGTTGGTGCTTCTGAGATGCAGATTGATGTAGAACTCAAGTTCTTCCTCTACAATCACAACGCAAAGAAATACTCTGTTTTCCAAG ATGGAACTGTGAAGCATTATAGTAAGGAGAAAAAAGAGTGCGGATTTGCACAAATGCTTCTTCGTTCGAAGTTTAACGACCCAAAAAATGGGTACACCGATGGAGATGCTTGTATCGTTGGGGTGGAGATATTCGTTATAAAGCCGATAGAGAAGGTGGAGAGGGTTGTATTCACACAAAACCCACCAACGAACAAATTCACATGGAAAATCTCTGATTTCTCAAAACTAGGAGACAAGAAATATCATTACTCGGATGAATTTGTGGTCGGAGAAAGAAAATG GAGAATAAAAATTAGCCCAAAGGGAGACAAAAAGGTAAGAGCACTTTCAGTCTATGTTCAAGCCATGGAATATTTGCCAAATGCGGTAGCTTCTACCACTTACGCAAAGCTCAAACTTCAGCTAATGAATCAGAAAAACACTAACCATATTGAGAAACGTG tttttcattttttctcgagagagaaggaagatggATATGGGACTTCTGAGTTAATATCTGTGGAGGATCTAAATGATGAATCAAAAGGGTACCTTGTGGAAGACACCATCGTTCTTGAAACTACTTTGCTTTGTGTCACTGAGACTAA AGTAAAGTTGTGTGATATGTGCAAAtacaaattctttttgttaaatccACGTCAACATGCAAAATCccattggaaaaaaaaaaaaaacatgcacAACCATTTACTGCAATTATGGTGCAATCCACATAATCGTTTATATGTGTTCGGGGTGgtctttttgggtttgtttgaCAACGTGGATGCGAGTGCCGAGGGCGAGGTGTATCAGATCTAG
- a CDS encoding histone deacetylase (FUNCTIONS IN: molecular_function unknown; INVOLVED IN: biological_process unknown; LOCATED IN: cellular_component unknown; BEST Arabidopsis thaliana protein match is: histone deacetylase 15 (TAIR:AT3G18520.2); Has 120 Blast hits to 120 proteins in 17 species: Archae - 0; Bacteria - 0; Metazoa - 0; Fungi - 0; Plants - 120; Viruses - 0; Other Eukaryotes - 0 (source: NCBI BLink).): protein MLKKFEVKSHPHPERPDRLRAIAASLDTAGVFPGRCLPINAGEITKQELQMYFCKQFHNWFLFVNFEVHT from the exons ATGCTTAAAAAGTTTGAAGTGAAGTCACATCCACATCCAGAGAGACCTGATCGTCTTCGAGCTATAGCTGCTAGTCTTGACACAGCTG GTGTTTTCCCTGGAAGATGCTTGCCTATTAATGCAGGCGAAATCACGAAACAAGAACTCCAGATG TACTTTTGCAAGCAATTCCATAACTGGTTTCTATTTGTCAATTTTGAGGTCCACACTTAA